From one Parambassis ranga chromosome 5, fParRan2.1, whole genome shotgun sequence genomic stretch:
- the phka1a gene encoding phosphorylase b kinase regulatory subunit alpha, skeletal muscle isoform isoform X1, protein MRSRSNSGVKLDNYARMVQQTILRHQDPVTGLLRGSPDQPDAWVRDNVYSVVSVWALSLAYRKNADRDEDKAKAYELEQSVVKLMRGVLQCIMRQLDKVEKFKYSRSTSDSLHAKYNPQTCATVVGDDQWGHLQVDATSLFLLFLAQMTASGLHIIYTQDEVDVVQNLMFYIEAAYKVADYGMWERGDKTNQGITEINASSIGMAKAALEALDELNLFGAKGGPGSVVHALADDIQHCQSILTSMLPRASMSKEVDAGVLAIISYPAFAVEDISIVDMTKEEIISKLQGRYGCCRFLRDGHKTPKEDPNRLYYESAELKLFENIECEWPLFWTYFILDGIFINSPEQVQEYQEALEGILIKQKDGIRLVPELYSVPPEKVEEEYMNPHSVERVPMGKCPLKWAQSLYILGNLLTEGFLAPGEIDPLNRRFSTIPKPDVVVQVSILAETEEIKELLLKNGIEVETVADIHPIHVQPSRVLSHIYARLGRNPRLGLTGRPYRRIGVLGTSKFYIIRNTIFSFTPQFIDHQQFYLALDNKMIVEMLRTEIAYLSSRWRMTGRPTVTFPISQTMLTEDHTNLDPAVLATLKKLQDGYYGGARIQTGKLSEFLTTSCCAHLSFLDGKGPGSMGRRDEENDDDKSSGDGYVHELRYDDEADDLAQYLDHLLAHAAPKKPKLKAGGLGRFKAVATKTKEMVSLMNKAQDLNVHNVNMYLPNKLFRSPQPSLNLNLPDSPAPAEPQSPGVTVTTDSGIPRDASGAIDYTALVQLLKDTQSLQDQADILFILFKDKGMDWDTHLHGKGSTVRSLLTDLYEKAGELKQWGLIRMISGMLRKKVEELDSACSDLLAHQKHLTVGLPPEPREKTIAAPIPPDQLAVLIDEASDNNISVAILTQEIMVYLAMSIRTQPNLFSEMFRLRIGLIIQVMATELAQSLNCSGEEATESLMSLSPSELKNLLHHILSGKEFGVQRSIREMDAGVSPAISIHHLGNVGATKSERAGISKLKSDMRMAEHRLSLTDPFKEPRLSLTDPFIEMNRRVSLGDSVKLDQSVTSVRKGVRAQSLDIENIESGRYRLPSIESLDIPESIPVAKDTRHGQWLRRRRLDGALNRVPVGFYQKVWRILQKCHGLSIEGFVLPSSTTREMTPAEIKFSVHVETVLNRVPQPEYRQLLVEAILVLTMLADVDIQSIGSIIHVEKIVHLANDMFYKDQRDLGAEEHILERDPSTGVCRLLYDSAPSGRFGSMTYLTKAVAVYVQDFLPSGACAVQ, encoded by the exons GATCCAGTAACGGGTCTTCTTCGAGGCAGCCCCGATCAGCCAGACGCCTGGGTCAGAGACAATGTGTACAGCGTGGTGTCTGTGTGGGCCCTCAGTTTGGCCTACAGGAAGAATGCTGACAGGGACGAAGACAAGGCCAAGGCCTACGAGCTGGAGCAG aGTGTGGTGAAGCTAATGAGAGGTGTCCTCCAGTGCATAATGAGGCAG CTGGACAAGGTGGAGAAGTTCAAATACAGCCGGAGCACCTCCGACTCGCTCCACGCCAAGTACAACCCCCAGACCTGTGCTACTGTTGTCGGGGACGACCAGTGGGGACACCTGCAGGTGGACGCCACCTCGctcttcctgctcttcctcgCTCAGATGACGGCGTCCG GTCTGCATATTATCTACACCCAGGACGAGGTGGACGTTGTCCAGAATCTCATGTTCTACATCGAGGCGGCTTACAAAGTGGCT gaTTATGGGATGtgggagagaggagacaaaacCAACCAGGGCATCACGGAGATCAACGCCAGCTCCATCGGCATGGCCAAG GCAGCTCTGGAGGCGTTGGACGAACTCAACCTGTTTGGAGCTAAAGGAGGACCTGGATCTGTGGTCCACGCGCTGGCTGATGACATACAGCACtgccag tccatCCTGACGTCCATGTTACCCAGAGCGTCCATGTCCAAAGAGGTGGACGCCGGTGTCCTGGCCATCATCTCATACCCGGCCTTTGCAGTGGAGGACATTAGCATTGTGGACATGACCAAGGAAGAGATCATCTCCAAACTACAG ggTCGGTATGGCTGCTGCAGGTTTCTAAGAGACGGACACAAAACACCGAAAGAG GATCCAAACAGACTGTATTATGAGTCTGCAGAGCTGAAGCTGTTTGAAAACATCGAGTGCGAGTGGCCTCTGTTCTGGACCTACTTCATACTGGACGGCATTTTTATCAACAGCCCTGAGCAG GTGCAGGAGTACCAGGAGGCTCTGGAAGGAATCCTCATCAAGCAGAAAGATGGGATACGGCTGGTGCCAGAGCTCTACAGCGTCCCCCCAGAGAAG gtggaggaggagtacATGAACCCTCACTCGGTGGAGAGGGTTCCCATGGGCAAATGTCCTCTGAAGTGGGCGCAGTCTCTTTACATCCTGGGAAACCTCCTAACTGAG GGTTTTCTTGCTCCCGGAGAGATCGACCCTCTTAACCGGCGTTTCTCCACCATCCCCAAACCTGACGTGGTCGTACAGG TGTCGATCCTGGCAGAGACGGAGGAGAttaaagagctgctgctgaagaacGGCATCGAGGTGGAGACGGTGGCGGACATCCACCCCATCCACGTGCAGCCCTCCAGAGTTCTCAGCCACATCTACGCCAGACTTG gtcGGAACCCAAGGCTGGGTCTCACGGGGCGACCCTATAGGAGGATCGGAGTGCTGGGTACCTCCAAGTTCTACATCATCAGAAACACCATCTTCTCATTCACACCTCAG TTCATCGACCACCAGCAGTTCTACTTGGCGTTGGACAACAAAATGATCGTGGAGATGCTGAGGACGGAGATCGCCTACCTCTCCTCCAGGTGGAGGATGACGGGACGGCCGACCGTCACTTTTCCCATTTCGCAGACGATGCTGA ctgaggaTCACACAAACCTGGACCCTGCTGTCTTGGCGACTCTGAAGAAGCTGCAGGACGGGTATTACGGAGGAGCGAG GATCCAGACGGGGAAGCTGTCGGAGTTCCTGACCACTTCCTGCTGCGCTCACCTCAGCTTCCTGGACGGTAAGGGTCCTGGCAGCATGGGCCGCCGAGACGAAgagaatgatgatgataagAGTAGCGGCGATGGATACGTGCATGAGTTACGTTATGATGATG AGGCCGATGACCTGGCTCAGTACCTGGACCACCTCTTGGCCCACGCTGCTCCCAAGAAGCCTAAACTGAAGGCAGGAGGTCTGGGCAGGTTTAAGGCCGTGGCCACTAAAACTAAAGAGATGGTGTCTCTGATGAACAAGGCTCAGGACCTCAACGTGCACA acGTCAACATGTACCTGCCAAACAAGCTGTTCCGTTCCCCTCAGCCATCACTCAACCTCAACCTCCCAGACTCCCCTGCACCTGCGGAGCCTCAg AGCCCAGGGGTGACGGTCACTACAGACAGCGGCATCCCCAGAGACGCCAGCGGAGCCATCGACTACACCGCCCTGGTCCAGCTGCTCAAAGATACACAAAGTCTGCAGGACCAGGCTGATATCCTGTTCATCCTCTTCAAAGACAA GGGGATGGACTGGGACACCCATCTGCACGGCAAAGGCTCCACGGTGAGGTCTCTGCTGACCGACCTGTACGAGAAGGCCGGTGAGCTCAAACAATGGGGCCTCATCAGGATGATCTCGGGCATGCTGaggaagaaggtggaggagctCGACTCG GCCTGCTCGGATCTGCTGGCGCACCAGAAACACCTGACTGTCGGCCTGCCTCCGGAGCCCAGAGAGAAAACCATCGCCGCGCCGATTCCTCCCGACCAGCTAGCTGTTCTCATCGACGAAGCCAGCGACAACAACATCAGCGTCGCCATACTCACCCAG GAGATCATGGTGTATCTGGCCATGAGCATCAGGACTCAACCCAATCTGTTCAGCGAGATGTTCAGGCTGCGAATCGGACTCATCATCCAGGTTATGGCCACCGAACTGGCTCAGTCTCTCAACTGTTCAG gtgaagaAGCCACAGAGAGTCTGATGAGCCTCAGTCCGTCTGAACTGAAGAATCTGCTCCATCACATCCTCAGCGGGAAGGAGTTTGGAGTTCAGCGCAGCA TACGAGAAATGGACGCCGGCGTCAGTCCTGCCATCTCCATCCATCACCTCGGCAACGTGGGCGCCACCAAGAGCGAGAGAGCCGGCATCAGCAAACTGAAGAGCGACATGAGGATG GCGGAGCACAGGTTGTCTTTGACGGATCCCTTTAAG GAGCCCAGGCTGTCTCTGACAGATCCATTCATcgag ATGAACCGCAGGGTCTCTTTGGGTGACTCAGTGAAG ctCGACCAGTCGGTGACGTCTGTTCGTAAG GGTGTGCGAGCTCAGTCCCTGGACATAGAAAACATCGAATCTGGG AGGTATCGGCTTCCCTCCATTGAATCCCTTGACATCCCAGAAAGCATCCCAGTTGCCAAGGATACCAGACACGGGCAGTGGTTGCGCAGGAGGCGACTAGACGGAGCACTGAACCGAGTGCCCGTCGGCTTCTACCAGAAAGTCTGGAGGATCCTGCAGAAG TGTCACGGTCTGTCCATCGAAGGGTTTGTCCTTCCTTCTTCAACCACAAGAGag ATGACTCCAGCTGAGATAAAGTTCTCCGTCCACGTGGAGACCGTTCTGAACCGTGTCCCTCAGCCGGAGTACCGGCAGCTTCTGGTGGAGGCCATCTTGGTCCTCACGATGCTCGCCGACGTGGACATCCAGAGCATCGGCTCCATCATTCACGTGGAGAAGATCGTCCACCTGGCCAACGACATGTTCTACAAGGATCAG agGGACCTGGGAGCTGAGGAGCACATCCTGGAGAGGGACCCGTCCACCGGGGTGTGCAGGCTGCTGTACGACAGCGCCCCCAGTGGCCGCTTCGGCAGCATGACCTACCTCACCAAGGCCGTGGCGGTGTACGTGCAGGACTTCCTGCCAAGCGGGGCATGCGCCGTGCAGTGA
- the phka1a gene encoding phosphorylase b kinase regulatory subunit alpha, skeletal muscle isoform isoform X2 produces the protein MRSRSNSGVKLDNYARMVQQTILRHQDPVTGLLRGSPDQPDAWVRDNVYSVVSVWALSLAYRKNADRDEDKAKAYELEQSVVKLMRGVLQCIMRQLDKVEKFKYSRSTSDSLHAKYNPQTCATVVGDDQWGHLQVDATSLFLLFLAQMTASGLHIIYTQDEVDVVQNLMFYIEAAYKVADYGMWERGDKTNQGITEINASSIGMAKAALEALDELNLFGAKGGPGSVVHALADDIQHCQSILTSMLPRASMSKEVDAGVLAIISYPAFAVEDISIVDMTKEEIISKLQGRYGCCRFLRDGHKTPKEDPNRLYYESAELKLFENIECEWPLFWTYFILDGIFINSPEQVQEYQEALEGILIKQKDGIRLVPELYSVPPEKVEEEYMNPHSVERVPMGKCPLKWAQSLYILGNLLTEGFLAPGEIDPLNRRFSTIPKPDVVVQVSILAETEEIKELLLKNGIEVETVADIHPIHVQPSRVLSHIYARLGRNPRLGLTGRPYRRIGVLGTSKFYIIRNTIFSFTPQFIDHQQFYLALDNKMIVEMLRTEIAYLSSRWRMTGRPTVTFPISQTMLTEDHTNLDPAVLATLKKLQDGYYGGARIQTGKLSEFLTTSCCAHLSFLDEADDLAQYLDHLLAHAAPKKPKLKAGGLGRFKAVATKTKEMVSLMNKAQDLNVHNVNMYLPNKLFRSPQPSLNLNLPDSPAPAEPQSPGVTVTTDSGIPRDASGAIDYTALVQLLKDTQSLQDQADILFILFKDKGMDWDTHLHGKGSTVRSLLTDLYEKAGELKQWGLIRMISGMLRKKVEELDSACSDLLAHQKHLTVGLPPEPREKTIAAPIPPDQLAVLIDEASDNNISVAILTQEIMVYLAMSIRTQPNLFSEMFRLRIGLIIQVMATELAQSLNCSGEEATESLMSLSPSELKNLLHHILSGKEFGVQRSIREMDAGVSPAISIHHLGNVGATKSERAGISKLKSDMRMAEHRLSLTDPFKEPRLSLTDPFIEMNRRVSLGDSVKLDQSVTSVRKGVRAQSLDIENIESGRYRLPSIESLDIPESIPVAKDTRHGQWLRRRRLDGALNRVPVGFYQKVWRILQKCHGLSIEGFVLPSSTTREMTPAEIKFSVHVETVLNRVPQPEYRQLLVEAILVLTMLADVDIQSIGSIIHVEKIVHLANDMFYKDQRDLGAEEHILERDPSTGVCRLLYDSAPSGRFGSMTYLTKAVAVYVQDFLPSGACAVQ, from the exons GATCCAGTAACGGGTCTTCTTCGAGGCAGCCCCGATCAGCCAGACGCCTGGGTCAGAGACAATGTGTACAGCGTGGTGTCTGTGTGGGCCCTCAGTTTGGCCTACAGGAAGAATGCTGACAGGGACGAAGACAAGGCCAAGGCCTACGAGCTGGAGCAG aGTGTGGTGAAGCTAATGAGAGGTGTCCTCCAGTGCATAATGAGGCAG CTGGACAAGGTGGAGAAGTTCAAATACAGCCGGAGCACCTCCGACTCGCTCCACGCCAAGTACAACCCCCAGACCTGTGCTACTGTTGTCGGGGACGACCAGTGGGGACACCTGCAGGTGGACGCCACCTCGctcttcctgctcttcctcgCTCAGATGACGGCGTCCG GTCTGCATATTATCTACACCCAGGACGAGGTGGACGTTGTCCAGAATCTCATGTTCTACATCGAGGCGGCTTACAAAGTGGCT gaTTATGGGATGtgggagagaggagacaaaacCAACCAGGGCATCACGGAGATCAACGCCAGCTCCATCGGCATGGCCAAG GCAGCTCTGGAGGCGTTGGACGAACTCAACCTGTTTGGAGCTAAAGGAGGACCTGGATCTGTGGTCCACGCGCTGGCTGATGACATACAGCACtgccag tccatCCTGACGTCCATGTTACCCAGAGCGTCCATGTCCAAAGAGGTGGACGCCGGTGTCCTGGCCATCATCTCATACCCGGCCTTTGCAGTGGAGGACATTAGCATTGTGGACATGACCAAGGAAGAGATCATCTCCAAACTACAG ggTCGGTATGGCTGCTGCAGGTTTCTAAGAGACGGACACAAAACACCGAAAGAG GATCCAAACAGACTGTATTATGAGTCTGCAGAGCTGAAGCTGTTTGAAAACATCGAGTGCGAGTGGCCTCTGTTCTGGACCTACTTCATACTGGACGGCATTTTTATCAACAGCCCTGAGCAG GTGCAGGAGTACCAGGAGGCTCTGGAAGGAATCCTCATCAAGCAGAAAGATGGGATACGGCTGGTGCCAGAGCTCTACAGCGTCCCCCCAGAGAAG gtggaggaggagtacATGAACCCTCACTCGGTGGAGAGGGTTCCCATGGGCAAATGTCCTCTGAAGTGGGCGCAGTCTCTTTACATCCTGGGAAACCTCCTAACTGAG GGTTTTCTTGCTCCCGGAGAGATCGACCCTCTTAACCGGCGTTTCTCCACCATCCCCAAACCTGACGTGGTCGTACAGG TGTCGATCCTGGCAGAGACGGAGGAGAttaaagagctgctgctgaagaacGGCATCGAGGTGGAGACGGTGGCGGACATCCACCCCATCCACGTGCAGCCCTCCAGAGTTCTCAGCCACATCTACGCCAGACTTG gtcGGAACCCAAGGCTGGGTCTCACGGGGCGACCCTATAGGAGGATCGGAGTGCTGGGTACCTCCAAGTTCTACATCATCAGAAACACCATCTTCTCATTCACACCTCAG TTCATCGACCACCAGCAGTTCTACTTGGCGTTGGACAACAAAATGATCGTGGAGATGCTGAGGACGGAGATCGCCTACCTCTCCTCCAGGTGGAGGATGACGGGACGGCCGACCGTCACTTTTCCCATTTCGCAGACGATGCTGA ctgaggaTCACACAAACCTGGACCCTGCTGTCTTGGCGACTCTGAAGAAGCTGCAGGACGGGTATTACGGAGGAGCGAG GATCCAGACGGGGAAGCTGTCGGAGTTCCTGACCACTTCCTGCTGCGCTCACCTCAGCTTCCTGGACG AGGCCGATGACCTGGCTCAGTACCTGGACCACCTCTTGGCCCACGCTGCTCCCAAGAAGCCTAAACTGAAGGCAGGAGGTCTGGGCAGGTTTAAGGCCGTGGCCACTAAAACTAAAGAGATGGTGTCTCTGATGAACAAGGCTCAGGACCTCAACGTGCACA acGTCAACATGTACCTGCCAAACAAGCTGTTCCGTTCCCCTCAGCCATCACTCAACCTCAACCTCCCAGACTCCCCTGCACCTGCGGAGCCTCAg AGCCCAGGGGTGACGGTCACTACAGACAGCGGCATCCCCAGAGACGCCAGCGGAGCCATCGACTACACCGCCCTGGTCCAGCTGCTCAAAGATACACAAAGTCTGCAGGACCAGGCTGATATCCTGTTCATCCTCTTCAAAGACAA GGGGATGGACTGGGACACCCATCTGCACGGCAAAGGCTCCACGGTGAGGTCTCTGCTGACCGACCTGTACGAGAAGGCCGGTGAGCTCAAACAATGGGGCCTCATCAGGATGATCTCGGGCATGCTGaggaagaaggtggaggagctCGACTCG GCCTGCTCGGATCTGCTGGCGCACCAGAAACACCTGACTGTCGGCCTGCCTCCGGAGCCCAGAGAGAAAACCATCGCCGCGCCGATTCCTCCCGACCAGCTAGCTGTTCTCATCGACGAAGCCAGCGACAACAACATCAGCGTCGCCATACTCACCCAG GAGATCATGGTGTATCTGGCCATGAGCATCAGGACTCAACCCAATCTGTTCAGCGAGATGTTCAGGCTGCGAATCGGACTCATCATCCAGGTTATGGCCACCGAACTGGCTCAGTCTCTCAACTGTTCAG gtgaagaAGCCACAGAGAGTCTGATGAGCCTCAGTCCGTCTGAACTGAAGAATCTGCTCCATCACATCCTCAGCGGGAAGGAGTTTGGAGTTCAGCGCAGCA TACGAGAAATGGACGCCGGCGTCAGTCCTGCCATCTCCATCCATCACCTCGGCAACGTGGGCGCCACCAAGAGCGAGAGAGCCGGCATCAGCAAACTGAAGAGCGACATGAGGATG GCGGAGCACAGGTTGTCTTTGACGGATCCCTTTAAG GAGCCCAGGCTGTCTCTGACAGATCCATTCATcgag ATGAACCGCAGGGTCTCTTTGGGTGACTCAGTGAAG ctCGACCAGTCGGTGACGTCTGTTCGTAAG GGTGTGCGAGCTCAGTCCCTGGACATAGAAAACATCGAATCTGGG AGGTATCGGCTTCCCTCCATTGAATCCCTTGACATCCCAGAAAGCATCCCAGTTGCCAAGGATACCAGACACGGGCAGTGGTTGCGCAGGAGGCGACTAGACGGAGCACTGAACCGAGTGCCCGTCGGCTTCTACCAGAAAGTCTGGAGGATCCTGCAGAAG TGTCACGGTCTGTCCATCGAAGGGTTTGTCCTTCCTTCTTCAACCACAAGAGag ATGACTCCAGCTGAGATAAAGTTCTCCGTCCACGTGGAGACCGTTCTGAACCGTGTCCCTCAGCCGGAGTACCGGCAGCTTCTGGTGGAGGCCATCTTGGTCCTCACGATGCTCGCCGACGTGGACATCCAGAGCATCGGCTCCATCATTCACGTGGAGAAGATCGTCCACCTGGCCAACGACATGTTCTACAAGGATCAG agGGACCTGGGAGCTGAGGAGCACATCCTGGAGAGGGACCCGTCCACCGGGGTGTGCAGGCTGCTGTACGACAGCGCCCCCAGTGGCCGCTTCGGCAGCATGACCTACCTCACCAAGGCCGTGGCGGTGTACGTGCAGGACTTCCTGCCAAGCGGGGCATGCGCCGTGCAGTGA
- the phka1a gene encoding phosphorylase b kinase regulatory subunit alpha, skeletal muscle isoform isoform X3, with product MRSRSNSGVKLDNYARMVQQTILRHQDPVTGLLRGSPDQPDAWVRDNVYSVVSVWALSLAYRKNADRDEDKAKAYELEQSVVKLMRGVLQCIMRQLDKVEKFKYSRSTSDSLHAKYNPQTCATVVGDDQWGHLQVDATSLFLLFLAQMTASGLHIIYTQDEVDVVQNLMFYIEAAYKVADYGMWERGDKTNQGITEINASSIGMAKAALEALDELNLFGAKGGPGSVVHALADDIQHCQSILTSMLPRASMSKEVDAGVLAIISYPAFAVEDISIVDMTKEEIISKLQGRYGCCRFLRDGHKTPKEDPNRLYYESAELKLFENIECEWPLFWTYFILDGIFINSPEQVQEYQEALEGILIKQKDGIRLVPELYSVPPEKVEEEYMNPHSVERVPMGKCPLKWAQSLYILGNLLTEGFLAPGEIDPLNRRFSTIPKPDVVVQVSILAETEEIKELLLKNGIEVETVADIHPIHVQPSRVLSHIYARLGRNPRLGLTGRPYRRIGVLGTSKFYIIRNTIFSFTPQFIDHQQFYLALDNKMIVEMLRTEIAYLSSRWRMTGRPTVTFPISQTMLTEDHTNLDPAVLATLKKLQDGYYGGARIQTGKLSEFLTTSCCAHLSFLDGKGPGSMGRRDEENDDDKSSGDGYVHELRYDDEADDLAQYLDHLLAHAAPKKPKLKAGGLGRFKAVATKTKEMVSLMNKAQDLNVHNVNMYLPNKLFRSPQPSLNLNLPDSPAPAEPQSPGVTVTTDSGIPRDASGAIDYTALVQLLKDTQSLQDQADILFILFKDKGMDWDTHLHGKGSTVRSLLTDLYEKAGELKQWGLIRMISGMLRKKVEELDSACSDLLAHQKHLTVGLPPEPREKTIAAPIPPDQLAVLIDEASDNNISVAILTQEIMVYLAMSIRTQPNLFSEMFRLRIGLIIQVMATELAQSLNCSGEEATESLMSLSPSELKNLLHHILSGKEFGVQRSIREMDAGVSPAISIHHLGNVGATKSERAGISKLKSDMRMLDQSVTSVRKGVRAQSLDIENIESGRYRLPSIESLDIPESIPVAKDTRHGQWLRRRRLDGALNRVPVGFYQKVWRILQKCHGLSIEGFVLPSSTTREMTPAEIKFSVHVETVLNRVPQPEYRQLLVEAILVLTMLADVDIQSIGSIIHVEKIVHLANDMFYKDQRDLGAEEHILERDPSTGVCRLLYDSAPSGRFGSMTYLTKAVAVYVQDFLPSGACAVQ from the exons GATCCAGTAACGGGTCTTCTTCGAGGCAGCCCCGATCAGCCAGACGCCTGGGTCAGAGACAATGTGTACAGCGTGGTGTCTGTGTGGGCCCTCAGTTTGGCCTACAGGAAGAATGCTGACAGGGACGAAGACAAGGCCAAGGCCTACGAGCTGGAGCAG aGTGTGGTGAAGCTAATGAGAGGTGTCCTCCAGTGCATAATGAGGCAG CTGGACAAGGTGGAGAAGTTCAAATACAGCCGGAGCACCTCCGACTCGCTCCACGCCAAGTACAACCCCCAGACCTGTGCTACTGTTGTCGGGGACGACCAGTGGGGACACCTGCAGGTGGACGCCACCTCGctcttcctgctcttcctcgCTCAGATGACGGCGTCCG GTCTGCATATTATCTACACCCAGGACGAGGTGGACGTTGTCCAGAATCTCATGTTCTACATCGAGGCGGCTTACAAAGTGGCT gaTTATGGGATGtgggagagaggagacaaaacCAACCAGGGCATCACGGAGATCAACGCCAGCTCCATCGGCATGGCCAAG GCAGCTCTGGAGGCGTTGGACGAACTCAACCTGTTTGGAGCTAAAGGAGGACCTGGATCTGTGGTCCACGCGCTGGCTGATGACATACAGCACtgccag tccatCCTGACGTCCATGTTACCCAGAGCGTCCATGTCCAAAGAGGTGGACGCCGGTGTCCTGGCCATCATCTCATACCCGGCCTTTGCAGTGGAGGACATTAGCATTGTGGACATGACCAAGGAAGAGATCATCTCCAAACTACAG ggTCGGTATGGCTGCTGCAGGTTTCTAAGAGACGGACACAAAACACCGAAAGAG GATCCAAACAGACTGTATTATGAGTCTGCAGAGCTGAAGCTGTTTGAAAACATCGAGTGCGAGTGGCCTCTGTTCTGGACCTACTTCATACTGGACGGCATTTTTATCAACAGCCCTGAGCAG GTGCAGGAGTACCAGGAGGCTCTGGAAGGAATCCTCATCAAGCAGAAAGATGGGATACGGCTGGTGCCAGAGCTCTACAGCGTCCCCCCAGAGAAG gtggaggaggagtacATGAACCCTCACTCGGTGGAGAGGGTTCCCATGGGCAAATGTCCTCTGAAGTGGGCGCAGTCTCTTTACATCCTGGGAAACCTCCTAACTGAG GGTTTTCTTGCTCCCGGAGAGATCGACCCTCTTAACCGGCGTTTCTCCACCATCCCCAAACCTGACGTGGTCGTACAGG TGTCGATCCTGGCAGAGACGGAGGAGAttaaagagctgctgctgaagaacGGCATCGAGGTGGAGACGGTGGCGGACATCCACCCCATCCACGTGCAGCCCTCCAGAGTTCTCAGCCACATCTACGCCAGACTTG gtcGGAACCCAAGGCTGGGTCTCACGGGGCGACCCTATAGGAGGATCGGAGTGCTGGGTACCTCCAAGTTCTACATCATCAGAAACACCATCTTCTCATTCACACCTCAG TTCATCGACCACCAGCAGTTCTACTTGGCGTTGGACAACAAAATGATCGTGGAGATGCTGAGGACGGAGATCGCCTACCTCTCCTCCAGGTGGAGGATGACGGGACGGCCGACCGTCACTTTTCCCATTTCGCAGACGATGCTGA ctgaggaTCACACAAACCTGGACCCTGCTGTCTTGGCGACTCTGAAGAAGCTGCAGGACGGGTATTACGGAGGAGCGAG GATCCAGACGGGGAAGCTGTCGGAGTTCCTGACCACTTCCTGCTGCGCTCACCTCAGCTTCCTGGACGGTAAGGGTCCTGGCAGCATGGGCCGCCGAGACGAAgagaatgatgatgataagAGTAGCGGCGATGGATACGTGCATGAGTTACGTTATGATGATG AGGCCGATGACCTGGCTCAGTACCTGGACCACCTCTTGGCCCACGCTGCTCCCAAGAAGCCTAAACTGAAGGCAGGAGGTCTGGGCAGGTTTAAGGCCGTGGCCACTAAAACTAAAGAGATGGTGTCTCTGATGAACAAGGCTCAGGACCTCAACGTGCACA acGTCAACATGTACCTGCCAAACAAGCTGTTCCGTTCCCCTCAGCCATCACTCAACCTCAACCTCCCAGACTCCCCTGCACCTGCGGAGCCTCAg AGCCCAGGGGTGACGGTCACTACAGACAGCGGCATCCCCAGAGACGCCAGCGGAGCCATCGACTACACCGCCCTGGTCCAGCTGCTCAAAGATACACAAAGTCTGCAGGACCAGGCTGATATCCTGTTCATCCTCTTCAAAGACAA GGGGATGGACTGGGACACCCATCTGCACGGCAAAGGCTCCACGGTGAGGTCTCTGCTGACCGACCTGTACGAGAAGGCCGGTGAGCTCAAACAATGGGGCCTCATCAGGATGATCTCGGGCATGCTGaggaagaaggtggaggagctCGACTCG GCCTGCTCGGATCTGCTGGCGCACCAGAAACACCTGACTGTCGGCCTGCCTCCGGAGCCCAGAGAGAAAACCATCGCCGCGCCGATTCCTCCCGACCAGCTAGCTGTTCTCATCGACGAAGCCAGCGACAACAACATCAGCGTCGCCATACTCACCCAG GAGATCATGGTGTATCTGGCCATGAGCATCAGGACTCAACCCAATCTGTTCAGCGAGATGTTCAGGCTGCGAATCGGACTCATCATCCAGGTTATGGCCACCGAACTGGCTCAGTCTCTCAACTGTTCAG gtgaagaAGCCACAGAGAGTCTGATGAGCCTCAGTCCGTCTGAACTGAAGAATCTGCTCCATCACATCCTCAGCGGGAAGGAGTTTGGAGTTCAGCGCAGCA TACGAGAAATGGACGCCGGCGTCAGTCCTGCCATCTCCATCCATCACCTCGGCAACGTGGGCGCCACCAAGAGCGAGAGAGCCGGCATCAGCAAACTGAAGAGCGACATGAGGATG ctCGACCAGTCGGTGACGTCTGTTCGTAAG GGTGTGCGAGCTCAGTCCCTGGACATAGAAAACATCGAATCTGGG AGGTATCGGCTTCCCTCCATTGAATCCCTTGACATCCCAGAAAGCATCCCAGTTGCCAAGGATACCAGACACGGGCAGTGGTTGCGCAGGAGGCGACTAGACGGAGCACTGAACCGAGTGCCCGTCGGCTTCTACCAGAAAGTCTGGAGGATCCTGCAGAAG TGTCACGGTCTGTCCATCGAAGGGTTTGTCCTTCCTTCTTCAACCACAAGAGag ATGACTCCAGCTGAGATAAAGTTCTCCGTCCACGTGGAGACCGTTCTGAACCGTGTCCCTCAGCCGGAGTACCGGCAGCTTCTGGTGGAGGCCATCTTGGTCCTCACGATGCTCGCCGACGTGGACATCCAGAGCATCGGCTCCATCATTCACGTGGAGAAGATCGTCCACCTGGCCAACGACATGTTCTACAAGGATCAG agGGACCTGGGAGCTGAGGAGCACATCCTGGAGAGGGACCCGTCCACCGGGGTGTGCAGGCTGCTGTACGACAGCGCCCCCAGTGGCCGCTTCGGCAGCATGACCTACCTCACCAAGGCCGTGGCGGTGTACGTGCAGGACTTCCTGCCAAGCGGGGCATGCGCCGTGCAGTGA